A genomic stretch from Gemmatimonadales bacterium includes:
- a CDS encoding aldehyde dehydrogenase family protein → MAKTFKNFIGGAWVAPSTGDHYENRNPADWREVIGRFPKSGSQDVDRAVKSALRGFELWRRTPAPVRGDVLKRVGDLLTARKEDIARAMTREMGKVLAETRGDVQEGIDTAYYAASEGRRLFGRTVPSELRDKWAMTVRRPIGVAGVITPFNFPMAIPTWKIFPALLCGNAVVFKPSADVPHTGTLLVEALLDAGLPPEVIQLVHGGGGAVGNGIVNHPKVPLISFTGSTETGARIGETCGRMHKRLSLEMGGKNAMIVMDDADLDLALDGVLWGAFGTTGQRCTATSRLLLHQKVHDRFLRMLVDRVEKLRLGDGLLPTTDVGPMINEPALKNTADYVEIGLAEGAEMLTGGRRAGGARLKNGFFFKPTVFAGVRAGSRLEQEEIFGPVLSVVKIASLEHAIRVNNGVRYGLSSSLYTRDVNSAFRAIEDIQAGITYINAPTIGAEAHLPFGGVKETGNGHREGGWQVYDFFTETKTVYVDYSGTLQRAQIDAYDEAQ, encoded by the coding sequence TGATAGGCCGCTTCCCGAAGTCCGGGTCCCAGGACGTGGACCGTGCGGTGAAGTCGGCGCTGCGGGGCTTCGAGCTGTGGCGCCGGACGCCGGCGCCGGTGCGCGGCGACGTGCTCAAGCGGGTCGGCGACCTCCTCACCGCGCGCAAGGAGGACATCGCGCGTGCGATGACGCGTGAGATGGGCAAGGTGCTCGCGGAGACGCGCGGTGACGTGCAGGAGGGGATCGACACGGCGTACTATGCCGCGAGCGAGGGGCGGCGCCTGTTCGGCCGCACGGTCCCTTCCGAGCTCCGCGACAAGTGGGCGATGACCGTGCGGCGCCCGATCGGCGTCGCCGGCGTCATCACTCCCTTCAACTTCCCGATGGCCATCCCGACCTGGAAGATCTTCCCGGCGCTGCTGTGCGGGAACGCGGTCGTGTTCAAGCCCAGCGCGGACGTGCCCCACACCGGCACGCTGCTCGTCGAGGCGCTGCTCGACGCGGGGCTGCCGCCCGAGGTGATCCAGCTGGTGCACGGCGGCGGCGGCGCCGTGGGCAACGGGATCGTGAACCACCCGAAGGTCCCGCTGATCTCGTTCACCGGCTCCACCGAGACGGGCGCAAGGATCGGCGAGACGTGCGGGCGGATGCACAAGCGGCTCTCGCTCGAGATGGGCGGCAAGAACGCGATGATCGTGATGGACGACGCCGACCTGGACCTCGCGCTCGACGGCGTGCTGTGGGGCGCGTTCGGCACGACGGGCCAGCGGTGCACGGCGACCAGCCGGCTGCTCCTCCACCAGAAGGTGCACGACCGGTTCCTCCGGATGCTGGTGGATCGGGTGGAGAAGCTGCGCCTCGGTGACGGCCTCCTGCCGACGACGGACGTGGGGCCGATGATCAACGAGCCGGCCCTCAAGAACACGGCGGACTACGTCGAGATCGGCCTTGCCGAGGGTGCGGAAATGCTGACGGGAGGCCGCCGCGCCGGCGGCGCCAGGCTCAAGAACGGCTTTTTCTTCAAGCCAACGGTGTTCGCCGGCGTGAGGGCGGGCTCCCGGCTGGAGCAGGAGGAGATCTTCGGTCCGGTGCTGTCGGTGGTGAAGATCGCGAGCCTCGAGCACGCCATCCGGGTCAACAACGGGGTGCGCTACGGACTCAGCTCCTCGCTGTACACCCGTGACGTCAACAGCGCGTTCCGGGCGATCGAGGACATCCAGGCGGGCATCACGTACATCAACGCGCCGACCATCGGCGCGGAGGCGCATCTGCCGTTCGGAGGCGTGAAGGAAACCGGCAACGGGCATCGCGAGGGCGGCTGGCAGGTGTACGACTTCTTCACCGAGACGAAGACGGTGTACGTGGATTACTCGGGGACGCTCCAGCGCGCGCAGATCGATGCGTACGATGAAGCGCAATGA